In Janthinobacterium rivuli, a single genomic region encodes these proteins:
- the tsaE gene encoding tRNA (adenosine(37)-N6)-threonylcarbamoyltransferase complex ATPase subunit type 1 TsaE, which produces MTEHFKAHLHDEAGTAALGAALARALAPGLAIYLHGDLGAGKTALTRALLHAAGHAGHVKSPTYTLSEPYTVQLDGRSVNVIHFDLYRMGSAEEFLDAGFREDFDGRNICIVEWPEKAEPVLPPADLNIYLNVAGTGRDVELQASSELGLSCLHRLKFAPNL; this is translated from the coding sequence ATGACCGAACACTTCAAAGCCCACCTCCACGACGAAGCCGGCACCGCCGCGCTGGGCGCCGCGCTGGCGCGCGCGCTGGCGCCGGGCCTGGCGATCTACCTGCACGGCGACCTCGGTGCCGGCAAGACGGCCCTCACGCGCGCCCTGCTGCACGCGGCCGGCCATGCGGGCCACGTGAAAAGCCCCACTTATACGCTGTCCGAACCGTACACGGTGCAACTCGATGGCCGGAGCGTCAACGTCATCCACTTCGACCTGTACCGCATGGGCAGCGCCGAGGAATTCCTCGACGCGGGCTTTCGCGAAGACTTCGACGGCCGCAATATCTGCATCGTCGAATGGCCGGAGAAAGCCGAACCGGTGCTGCCGCCGGCCGACCTGAATATTTATTTGAACGTTGCGGGTACAGGACGTGATGTAGAATTGCAAGCGTCTTCTGAATTGGGTCTGTCATGCCTTCACCGTCTCAAATTCGCCCCGAACCTTTGA
- a CDS encoding PadR family transcriptional regulator produces MHGRGPRGFDERGDGMGGMGGMGGGPGGRGGRGERAERVFGRGDLPLIVLALIEISPRHGYEIIKAIEERCGGAYAPSPGAVYPTLTLLEEQDHVTSSESASGKKLYTITDLGRAYLDENRAQVDGILARLDMFARVQARNALPERVRQAMHTLKHALLLNKTSWSDAEAERVSAVLEQAANAIVDGH; encoded by the coding sequence ATGCATGGCCGCGGCCCGCGCGGCTTCGACGAGCGCGGTGATGGCATGGGCGGCATGGGCGGCATGGGCGGTGGTCCTGGTGGACGCGGCGGGCGCGGTGAACGGGCCGAGCGCGTCTTCGGCCGCGGCGACTTGCCGCTGATCGTGCTGGCGCTGATCGAAATCAGCCCCCGCCACGGCTATGAAATCATCAAGGCCATCGAAGAGCGTTGCGGCGGCGCGTACGCCCCCAGCCCGGGCGCCGTGTATCCGACCCTGACCTTGCTGGAAGAGCAGGACCATGTCACATCGTCCGAAAGCGCCAGCGGCAAGAAGCTCTACACGATCACGGACCTGGGGCGTGCGTATCTCGACGAGAACCGCGCCCAGGTCGATGGCATCCTGGCCCGCCTCGACATGTTTGCCCGCGTCCAGGCGCGCAACGCCTTGCCCGAGCGCGTGCGCCAGGCCATGCACACGCTCAAGCATGCGCTGTTGCTGAACAAGACCAGCTGGAGCGACGCGGAAGCCGAGCGCGTATCCGCCGTGCTGGAACAGGCGGCGAACGCCATCGTCGACGGCCACTGA
- a CDS encoding DUF3052 family protein gives MPDKSALEKMYVKNASSLAVLNDGGEHGELLAQLPTERLVLEGDNADWILLFARSRAELEQFLPTAQARLAPGGAVWVAYRKGGIKAGSDIHRDDIRLYAQESGLDSVAMVAIDNEWSALRLKQA, from the coding sequence ATGCCTGACAAATCCGCCCTTGAGAAAATGTATGTGAAAAATGCCAGCTCCCTGGCCGTGCTCAATGACGGCGGCGAACATGGAGAATTGCTGGCGCAGCTACCGACGGAGCGGCTGGTACTGGAGGGTGACAATGCCGACTGGATCTTGCTGTTCGCGCGCAGCCGCGCGGAACTGGAACAGTTTCTGCCCACCGCGCAGGCGCGGCTGGCGCCGGGCGGCGCCGTCTGGGTGGCGTACCGCAAGGGTGGAATCAAAGCGGGCAGCGACATCCACCGCGACGATATCCGCTTGTATGCGCAGGAATCAGGACTCGACAGCGTGGCGATGGTCGCCATCGATAACGAATGGTCTGCGCTGCGGCTGAAGCAAGCTTAA
- a CDS encoding N-acetylmuramoyl-L-alanine amidase, whose protein sequence is MPSPSQIRPEPLISSPITRRTVLKAGGTLLLSVFAPMSAMAAQILAVRVWPAEDYTRVTLENDSILKATHFIVKDPERLVVDIEGLELNPTLKGLVAKIQSNDPYIKQVRVGQNRPNVVRLVFDLKEEVTPQLFTLPPAGSYNHRLIFDLYPVREPDLIAQMIEKGDWSSDPAKPPMADTHTPPPALPLPESGKPPVAAVAPVTPIVPPVPDVRPEQRPEARPLPGQKVVRMITIALDPGHGGEDPGAMGSRGSREKDVVLAIAKRLKTKLEMQPNMRVMLTRDADFFVPLGMRVEKARKVQADLFVSIHADAFIQPTARGSSVFVLSEKGATSTAARWLANKENQADLIGGVNVKNHDKQLASVLLDLSTTAQINDSMKLGKAVLREIGGINRLHKGSVEQAGFAVLKAPDIPSILIETAFISNPEEEAKLTDNGYQDQMADAIVTGIKNYFAKNPPLAKSRLT, encoded by the coding sequence ATGCCTTCACCGTCTCAAATTCGCCCCGAACCTTTGATCTCCTCGCCCATCACCCGGCGCACGGTCCTCAAGGCCGGCGGCACCCTGCTGTTGTCCGTGTTCGCGCCCATGTCGGCGATGGCGGCGCAAATTCTCGCCGTGCGCGTCTGGCCGGCCGAGGACTACACGCGCGTCACCCTGGAAAACGACAGCATCCTCAAGGCGACCCACTTCATCGTCAAGGACCCGGAACGCCTGGTGGTCGACATCGAGGGGCTGGAACTCAACCCCACCCTGAAGGGCCTGGTGGCGAAGATCCAGTCGAACGACCCGTACATCAAGCAGGTGCGCGTGGGCCAGAACCGGCCCAACGTCGTGCGCCTGGTGTTCGACCTGAAAGAGGAAGTCACGCCGCAGCTGTTTACCCTGCCGCCGGCCGGCTCCTACAACCACCGCCTGATCTTCGACCTGTATCCCGTGCGCGAGCCGGACCTGATCGCGCAGATGATCGAAAAAGGCGACTGGTCGAGCGACCCGGCCAAGCCGCCGATGGCCGACACGCATACGCCGCCGCCCGCGCTGCCCCTGCCCGAGAGTGGCAAGCCGCCCGTGGCCGCCGTCGCGCCGGTAACGCCCATCGTGCCGCCCGTGCCCGACGTGCGTCCGGAACAGCGCCCCGAAGCGCGCCCGCTGCCGGGCCAGAAGGTGGTGCGCATGATTACCATCGCGCTCGATCCCGGCCACGGCGGCGAAGATCCGGGCGCCATGGGCAGCCGGGGCAGCCGCGAAAAAGACGTGGTGCTGGCCATCGCCAAGCGCCTCAAGACCAAGCTGGAAATGCAGCCGAACATGCGCGTCATGCTCACGCGCGACGCCGATTTCTTCGTCCCGCTGGGCATGCGCGTGGAAAAGGCGCGCAAGGTGCAGGCCGACCTGTTCGTCTCGATCCACGCCGACGCCTTCATCCAGCCGACGGCGCGCGGTTCGTCCGTGTTCGTGCTGTCCGAAAAGGGCGCCACCTCGACGGCCGCGCGCTGGCTGGCCAACAAGGAAAACCAGGCCGACCTGATCGGCGGCGTGAACGTCAAAAACCACGACAAGCAGCTGGCCAGCGTGCTGCTCGACCTGTCGACGACGGCGCAGATCAATGACAGCATGAAGCTGGGCAAGGCCGTGCTGCGCGAAATCGGCGGCATCAACCGCCTGCACAAGGGTTCCGTCGAGCAGGCCGGCTTCGCCGTGCTCAAAGCGCCGGACATCCCTTCCATCCTGATCGAGACGGCGTTCATCTCGAATCCGGAAGAAGAAGCCAAGCTGACCGACAACGGCTACCAGGACCAGATGGCCGACGCCATCGTCACGGGCATCAAGAATTATTTTGCCAAGAATCCGCCGCTGGCGAAAAGCCGCCTGACCTGA
- a CDS encoding response regulator transcription factor produces the protein MLHIIDDEEVVRDSLSWLAASRSIESRNYASAQQFLDSLDGSFDAAGDCVLLDVRMPDMNGIALFDQLVKRDLTARLPVIFLTGHGDVPMAVDSLKRGAFDFFEKPFNDNDLMDRVQQGLANSRQAGELAAVHARLATLSTREREVLDLILAGKMNKVVADKLGISMRTVEVHRAHIFDKMQVKTAVELAGLLK, from the coding sequence ATGCTACACATTATCGACGACGAAGAAGTCGTACGCGACTCCCTGTCCTGGCTGGCCGCCTCGCGCAGCATCGAATCGCGCAACTACGCCAGCGCCCAGCAATTTCTCGATAGCCTCGATGGCAGCTTCGATGCCGCCGGCGACTGCGTGCTGCTCGACGTGCGCATGCCCGACATGAACGGCATCGCCCTGTTTGACCAGCTGGTCAAGCGCGACCTGACGGCGCGCCTGCCCGTGATCTTCCTCACCGGCCACGGCGACGTGCCGATGGCCGTCGACAGCCTGAAACGGGGCGCCTTCGATTTCTTTGAAAAGCCGTTCAACGACAACGACCTGATGGACCGCGTGCAGCAAGGCCTGGCCAACTCGCGCCAGGCGGGCGAACTGGCCGCCGTGCACGCGCGCCTGGCCACCCTGTCGACGCGCGAACGCGAAGTGCTGGACCTGATTTTGGCGGGCAAGATGAACAAGGTGGTGGCCGACAAGCTGGGCATCAGCATGCGCACCGTGGAAGTCCACCGCGCGCATATCTTCGACAAGATGCAGGTCAAGACGGCGGTGGAGCTGGCGGGGTTGTTGAAGTAA
- a CDS encoding siderophore-interacting protein — MTTASPATPRPHAIERVRHDLKLRVLTVVRTEQITPHMRRITLAGDDLDGFASPAHDDHVKLFFPAPGQATPVFPVLGNGPNPIQYTEGARPIARNYTPRRYDAERRELEIDFVLHGDGPAASWAAQAAPGQTLGVGGPRGSMLVPLDFDWYVLVGDQTALPAIARRLEQLPATARAMAVIEVVEDGEHIALECAAQLDVRWVARNGRKGSLLLEALAQVALPQDGDGYVWVACEHAQVQGLRGHFIDAGVPKQHLHVASYWKHGAAEHHEHHDE; from the coding sequence ATGACTACTGCATCACCAGCAACACCACGTCCGCATGCCATCGAGCGCGTGCGGCATGACTTGAAACTGCGCGTGCTCACCGTCGTGCGCACCGAGCAGATCACGCCGCACATGCGCCGCATCACCCTGGCGGGCGACGACCTGGACGGCTTTGCCTCGCCGGCGCATGACGACCACGTGAAACTGTTCTTCCCCGCCCCGGGGCAGGCTACTCCCGTGTTTCCCGTGCTGGGCAATGGCCCGAATCCCATCCAGTATACGGAAGGCGCGCGCCCGATTGCCCGCAATTACACGCCGCGCCGCTACGACGCCGAACGGCGCGAGCTGGAAATCGACTTCGTGCTGCACGGCGACGGCCCCGCGGCCAGCTGGGCGGCGCAAGCCGCGCCCGGCCAGACCCTGGGCGTGGGCGGCCCGCGCGGCTCGATGCTGGTGCCGCTCGATTTCGACTGGTATGTGCTGGTGGGTGACCAGACGGCCTTGCCGGCCATCGCCCGCCGCCTGGAGCAGTTGCCGGCCACGGCGCGCGCGATGGCCGTGATCGAGGTCGTCGAAGATGGCGAACATATTGCGCTCGAGTGTGCGGCGCAGCTGGACGTGCGCTGGGTGGCGCGCAATGGCCGCAAGGGATCGCTGCTGCTGGAAGCGCTGGCGCAAGTGGCCTTGCCGCAGGATGGCGACGGCTATGTATGGGTGGCGTGCGAGCACGCGCAGGTGCAGGGCTTGCGTGGGCACTTTATTGACGCCGGGGTGCCGAAGCAGCATCTGCATGTGGCCAGCTACTGGAAGCATGGGGCGGCCGAGCATCATGAGCATCACGATGAGTGA
- the queG gene encoding tRNA epoxyqueuosine(34) reductase QueG: MSATITDLAVLARTIKEWGRELGFAEVRIADVDLSHMEAPLQAWLDAGYHGEMDYMASHGMKRARPAELVPGTVRAISARMNYLPPALGPDWREHEAARDADPAAAVISVYARGRDYHKVMRSRLQQLAERIKGEIGDFGYRVFSDSAPVMEVELAQKGGLGWRGKHTLLINRQGGSFFFLGEILIDVPLPIDPPETPRCGQCSACITVCPTQAILGPYQLDARRCISYLTIELKGAIPVEMRPLIGNKVYGCDDCQTVCPWNKFAQRAVVPDFDERHSLGSAGMVELFAWTEEEFNRRMEGSAIRRIGHERWLRNLAVGMGNAATKAKGQADIVAALLSRREHPSAIVREHVEWALALHGVA, encoded by the coding sequence ATGTCCGCCACCATCACCGATCTCGCCGTCCTGGCGCGCACCATCAAAGAATGGGGGCGCGAGCTGGGTTTTGCCGAGGTGCGCATCGCCGACGTGGATCTGTCGCACATGGAAGCGCCCCTGCAAGCCTGGCTCGATGCAGGGTATCACGGCGAAATGGATTACATGGCCAGCCACGGCATGAAGCGTGCGCGCCCGGCCGAACTGGTGCCGGGCACGGTGCGCGCCATCAGCGCGCGCATGAATTATCTGCCGCCGGCGCTGGGGCCCGACTGGCGTGAGCACGAGGCTGCGCGCGATGCCGATCCCGCTGCGGCCGTCATTTCCGTGTATGCGCGGGGCCGCGACTATCACAAGGTGATGCGTTCGCGCCTGCAGCAGCTGGCCGAGCGCATCAAGGGCGAGATCGGCGACTTCGGCTACCGCGTCTTCAGCGATTCGGCGCCCGTGATGGAAGTCGAGCTGGCGCAAAAGGGGGGCCTGGGCTGGCGCGGCAAGCACACCTTGCTGATCAACCGCCAGGGCGGCTCCTTCTTTTTCCTTGGCGAGATCCTCATCGACGTGCCGCTGCCCATCGACCCGCCGGAGACCCCGCGCTGCGGCCAGTGCTCGGCGTGCATCACGGTGTGCCCGACGCAAGCCATCCTGGGACCGTACCAGCTTGACGCGCGCCGTTGCATCTCTTACCTGACCATCGAATTGAAGGGCGCCATTCCCGTCGAGATGCGTCCCCTGATCGGCAACAAGGTGTACGGCTGCGACGATTGCCAGACCGTCTGCCCGTGGAACAAGTTTGCCCAGCGCGCTGTGGTGCCCGACTTCGACGAGCGCCACAGCCTGGGCAGCGCCGGCATGGTGGAGCTGTTCGCCTGGACGGAAGAGGAATTCAACCGCCGCATGGAAGGCAGCGCCATTCGCCGCATCGGCCACGAACGCTGGCTGCGCAACCTGGCCGTCGGCATGGGCAATGCGGCCACGAAGGCGAAGGGCCAGGCCGACATCGTCGCGGCCCTGCTGTCGCGCCGCGAGCATCCGTCGGCCATCGTGCGCGAACACGTCGAGTGGGCGCTGGCCTTGCACGGCGTCGCTTGA
- a CDS encoding D-hexose-6-phosphate mutarotase, which produces MSESIFGELPAVTIRAADGAQATVTLYGGHLVSWRTSDGQERLFCSRASSLDGSRAIRGGVPVIFPQFGARGTGMRHGFARVATWQQESSGDTDGAAWAQFILTQADLPAAIAASWAYAFTLRLRVAVTAQSLELHLSVHNTGEQAFPFSAALHTYFSIDDLSEARIGGLQRVRYSDETPQDALQAEEVLQFSDKLDRIYYQLPGALSLQSGSHTLRLEQQGFTDAVVWNPGAQDAAALPDLADDEQPRFICIEPALIQPDLLAAGAEWIGRQRLAFV; this is translated from the coding sequence ATGAGCGAGAGTATCTTTGGCGAGCTGCCGGCCGTGACCATCCGTGCCGCCGACGGCGCGCAAGCGACCGTCACCCTGTACGGCGGCCACCTGGTCTCGTGGCGGACCAGCGATGGCCAGGAGCGCCTGTTCTGCAGCCGCGCATCAAGCCTCGACGGCAGCCGCGCCATCCGTGGCGGCGTGCCCGTGATCTTTCCCCAGTTCGGCGCGCGCGGCACCGGCATGCGCCACGGCTTTGCGCGCGTGGCGACGTGGCAGCAGGAATCGAGCGGCGACACCGATGGCGCCGCATGGGCGCAATTTATCCTGACCCAGGCCGACTTGCCGGCAGCGATCGCCGCCAGCTGGGCTTACGCGTTCACCTTGCGCCTGCGCGTGGCCGTCACGGCCCAATCGCTGGAGCTGCATCTGTCCGTGCACAACACGGGCGAACAGGCGTTTCCATTCTCCGCCGCCCTGCATACGTATTTTTCGATTGATGATTTGAGCGAAGCGCGCATTGGCGGCTTGCAGCGCGTGCGCTACTCGGACGAGACGCCGCAAGACGCCTTGCAGGCGGAAGAAGTGCTGCAATTTTCGGACAAGCTGGACCGCATCTACTACCAGCTGCCGGGCGCCTTGAGCCTGCAGTCTGGCAGCCATACGCTGCGCCTGGAGCAGCAGGGCTTTACGGACGCCGTCGTGTGGAACCCGGGCGCGCAAGACGCGGCCGCCCTGCCCGACCTGGCCGACGACGAGCAGCCGCGCTTCATTTGCATCGAGCCGGCCCTGATCCAGCCCGACCTGCTGGCCGCCGGCGCCGAATGGATCGGCCGCCAGCGCCTCGCATTCGTTTAA
- a CDS encoding sensor histidine kinase codes for MPTPPTLARRFKLSSPMRWLLPVILLLLFLSILFWLPWQARQMESNERQEQLIADTLWVEQTIRFQLARNEESLFNLGVDIASSSLSAEKVHERLQQMLRNGRELQRVLWLDTSGKVLATSDNSLPHALSFSPASLTAADNARRLHRGQYAQPSQQSGFPDAPPGAMLMDYHQPLFDGQRYVGSLVATYQISSLLDEMVPWWFAQDNQISLIDRDDKVLARRAAAGPGHGVYTHKRALDVPGATITLFTDSVKSQPKLLPNLLVGSVIALSLGLLWSLLALWRHISRRLVAEGALRQQMLFRTAMENSLVTGMRARDLEGRVTYVNPAFCQIVGYPPEEILGRLPPMPYWVPEALEEYQQRFVKALAGNPTPQFETYFQRPDGTRVAVLIFEAPLVDKNGQQTGWMGSVLDISDRKRVEELNRQQQEKLQTSSRLATMGELASMLAHELNQPLAAISSYTTGALNLIRRAIEHDAPVDPGTLKPALEQASAQAQRAGQIIRSVHDFVRKSEPQRQDIAIRTLIDGIRALIDLQARKYYVTIQEELPPDLPLLRADPVMIEQVLLNLTRNAIEAMQDAAPGRRIMRLRASHDAQQDMVTVDVIDHGHGIPQDVAERLFSPFFSTKSEGMGMGLNICRTAIEFHGGALTFGANPAGGTIFTFSVPAAPRAPHSH; via the coding sequence ATGCCGACTCCCCCCACCCTTGCACGCCGCTTCAAGCTATCGAGCCCGATGCGCTGGCTGCTGCCCGTCATCCTGCTGCTGCTGTTCCTGTCCATCCTGTTCTGGCTGCCCTGGCAGGCGCGTCAGATGGAAAGCAACGAGCGCCAGGAGCAGCTGATCGCCGATACGCTGTGGGTGGAGCAGACCATCCGCTTCCAGTTGGCGCGCAACGAGGAAAGCCTGTTCAACCTGGGCGTGGACATCGCCAGCAGCTCCCTGTCGGCGGAAAAAGTGCACGAACGGCTGCAGCAGATGTTGCGCAATGGCCGTGAATTGCAGCGCGTGCTGTGGCTCGACACCAGCGGCAAGGTGCTGGCCACCAGCGACAACAGCCTGCCGCATGCCCTGTCGTTTTCGCCCGCCTCGCTGACGGCGGCCGACAATGCACGCCGTTTGCACCGGGGCCAGTACGCCCAGCCTTCGCAGCAGAGCGGCTTTCCCGACGCGCCGCCGGGCGCCATGCTGATGGATTACCACCAGCCCCTGTTCGACGGCCAGCGCTACGTGGGCAGCCTGGTGGCCACCTACCAGATCAGCAGCCTGCTCGATGAAATGGTGCCGTGGTGGTTTGCGCAGGATAACCAGATTTCGCTGATCGACCGCGACGACAAGGTGCTGGCGCGGCGCGCCGCCGCCGGTCCCGGCCACGGCGTGTACACGCACAAGCGTGCGCTCGACGTGCCCGGCGCCACCATCACCCTGTTTACCGACAGCGTGAAAAGCCAGCCCAAGCTGCTGCCCAATTTGCTGGTCGGCTCCGTCATCGCCCTGTCGCTGGGGCTGCTGTGGAGCTTGCTGGCCCTGTGGCGCCACATTTCGCGCCGCCTGGTGGCCGAAGGCGCGCTGCGCCAGCAGATGCTGTTTCGCACGGCGATGGAAAACTCGCTGGTGACGGGCATGCGCGCGCGCGACCTGGAAGGCAGAGTCACCTACGTCAATCCCGCGTTTTGCCAGATCGTCGGCTATCCGCCCGAGGAAATCCTGGGCCGTTTGCCGCCCATGCCTTACTGGGTGCCCGAGGCGCTGGAGGAATACCAGCAGCGCTTCGTCAAGGCCCTGGCCGGCAATCCCACGCCGCAGTTCGAAACCTATTTCCAGCGTCCCGACGGCACGCGCGTGGCCGTGCTGATCTTCGAGGCGCCCTTGGTGGACAAGAATGGCCAGCAAACGGGCTGGATGGGTTCCGTGCTCGATATCTCGGACCGCAAGCGGGTCGAGGAGCTGAATCGCCAGCAGCAGGAAAAACTGCAAACGAGTTCGCGCCTGGCCACCATGGGCGAGCTGGCGTCGATGCTGGCGCACGAACTGAATCAGCCGCTGGCGGCCATTTCCAGCTACACGACGGGCGCCTTGAATTTGATCCGCCGCGCCATCGAGCATGACGCTCCCGTCGATCCGGGCACCTTGAAACCGGCGCTGGAACAGGCCAGCGCGCAGGCGCAGCGGGCCGGCCAGATCATCCGCAGCGTGCACGATTTCGTGCGCAAGAGCGAGCCGCAGCGCCAGGATATCGCCATCCGCACCCTGATCGACGGCATCCGCGCACTGATCGACCTGCAGGCGCGCAAATACTATGTCACCATCCAGGAAGAGCTGCCGCCGGACCTGCCGCTGCTGCGCGCCGACCCCGTGATGATCGAGCAAGTGCTGCTGAACCTGACGCGCAACGCCATCGAGGCCATGCAGGACGCGGCGCCGGGACGGCGTATCATGCGCCTGCGGGCCAGCCACGACGCGCAGCAGGACATGGTGACGGTCGACGTGATCGACCATGGACATGGCATTCCCCAGGACGTGGCCGAGCGGCTGTTTTCGCCGTTTTTCTCGACCAAGTCCGAAGGCATGGGCATGGGCCTGAACATCTGCCGCACCGCCATCGAATTTCACGGCGGCGCGCTGACCTTCGGCGCCAACCCCGCTGGCGGTACCATCTTTACATTCAGTGTGCCGGCCGCGCCGCGCGCGCCGCACTCGCACTAA
- a CDS encoding carbonic anhydrase, with amino-acid sequence MASAKDAPVPASATASAPMSASARAAAMKTLTESVKGKEAKAPVVVAPTAREKEEAAEVDLSERIAARLAEMRATQAARAAARAKRAAVVKAAPPPPPPVPRGTHWSYEGDSGPAHWSKINVDWGKCGNGSRQSPIDIRDGMKVELEQISFDYHPSSFNVVDNGHTVQVGVSGGNYITVQNRMFELQQFHFHRPSEERINGKAFEMVVHLVHRDAEGRQAVLALLLERGAPQATIQTVWNNLPLEKFETMQPTILLDPAEMLPTRRDYYTYMGSMTEPPCSEGVLWMVMKQPVQASPAQMALFSRLYPLNARPIQPTNGRIIKESN; translated from the coding sequence ATGGCAAGCGCCAAAGATGCCCCCGTCCCGGCGAGCGCCACCGCATCCGCGCCCATGTCGGCGTCGGCGCGCGCGGCCGCCATGAAAACCCTGACCGAATCGGTGAAGGGCAAGGAGGCCAAGGCGCCTGTCGTCGTCGCGCCCACGGCGCGCGAAAAGGAAGAAGCGGCCGAAGTCGACCTGTCAGAACGCATCGCGGCGCGGCTGGCGGAAATGCGCGCCACCCAGGCTGCCCGCGCCGCCGCCCGCGCCAAGCGCGCCGCCGTGGTGAAGGCCGCGCCGCCGCCACCGCCGCCCGTGCCGCGCGGCACGCACTGGTCGTACGAGGGCGACAGCGGCCCGGCCCACTGGAGCAAGATCAACGTCGACTGGGGCAAGTGCGGCAATGGCAGCCGCCAGTCGCCGATCGATATCCGCGATGGCATGAAGGTGGAACTCGAGCAGATCAGCTTTGACTACCATCCGTCGTCATTCAACGTGGTCGACAATGGCCATACGGTGCAGGTGGGCGTGAGCGGCGGCAATTACATCACGGTGCAGAACCGCATGTTCGAGCTGCAGCAATTCCATTTCCACCGCCCGTCCGAAGAGCGCATCAATGGCAAGGCGTTCGAGATGGTGGTGCACCTGGTGCACCGCGATGCGGAAGGCCGGCAAGCCGTGCTGGCGCTGCTGCTGGAACGCGGTGCGCCGCAAGCGACCATCCAGACCGTGTGGAACAACCTGCCGCTGGAAAAATTCGAGACCATGCAGCCGACCATCCTGCTCGACCCGGCCGAGATGCTGCCGACGCGGCGCGATTACTACACGTACATGGGATCGATGACGGAGCCGCCTTGCAGCGAAGGCGTGCTGTGGATGGTGATGAAGCAGCCGGTGCAGGCGTCGCCGGCGCAGATGGCGCTGTTCAGCCGTTTGTATCCCCTGAATGCGCGTCCGATTCAGCCGACGAATGGCCGCATCATCAAAGAGTCCAATTAA
- a CDS encoding TRAP transporter substrate-binding protein has translation MKTMFVALCAAIGATAGVHAYAQAPIVIKFSHVVATDTPKGQAAERFKQLAEKATNGKVKVELYPNSQLYKDKEELEALQLGAVQMLAPSLAKFGPLGVKEFEAFDLPYIFPTKTALYNVTEGEIGKSLLKKLEPKGITGLAYWDNGFKVMSANKPLHSPADFKGLKMRIQSSKVLDAQMRALGANPQVLAFSEVYQALQTGVVDGTENPPSNMYTQKMHEVQKHVTVSNHGYLGYAVIVNKKFWDGLPPDIRGQLEKAMREATTFEKAIAQRDNDQALDAIKKAGKTQIYTLTVQEQAEWRKALAPVQKAMEGRIGKDLISAINKESAK, from the coding sequence ATGAAAACCATGTTCGTCGCGCTGTGCGCGGCCATAGGCGCCACCGCCGGCGTGCACGCTTACGCGCAAGCCCCCATCGTTATCAAGTTCAGCCACGTCGTGGCGACGGACACGCCGAAAGGCCAGGCCGCCGAACGTTTCAAGCAGCTGGCCGAAAAAGCCACGAATGGCAAGGTCAAGGTCGAACTGTACCCGAACAGCCAGCTGTACAAGGACAAGGAAGAACTCGAAGCCCTGCAGCTGGGTGCCGTGCAGATGCTGGCACCGTCGCTGGCCAAGTTCGGCCCGCTGGGCGTGAAGGAATTCGAAGCCTTCGACCTGCCCTACATCTTCCCCACCAAGACGGCGCTGTACAACGTCACCGAAGGCGAAATCGGCAAGAGCCTGCTGAAAAAACTGGAACCCAAGGGTATCACGGGCCTGGCTTACTGGGACAATGGCTTCAAGGTGATGTCGGCCAACAAGCCGCTGCACAGCCCGGCCGACTTCAAGGGCCTGAAAATGCGCATCCAGTCGTCGAAGGTACTCGACGCGCAAATGCGCGCGCTGGGCGCCAATCCGCAGGTGCTGGCCTTCTCGGAAGTGTATCAGGCGCTGCAGACGGGCGTGGTCGACGGCACGGAAAATCCGCCATCGAATATGTACACGCAAAAGATGCATGAAGTGCAAAAACACGTGACCGTGTCGAACCACGGCTACCTGGGCTATGCCGTCATCGTCAACAAGAAGTTCTGGGACGGCTTGCCGCCCGATATACGCGGCCAGCTGGAAAAAGCCATGCGCGAGGCGACGACGTTTGAAAAAGCCATCGCCCAGCGCGATAACGACCAGGCCCTCGACGCCATCAAGAAAGCGGGCAAGACGCAGATCTATACCCTGACGGTGCAGGAACAGGCCGAATGGCGCAAGGCGCTGGCGCCCGTGCAGAAGGCCATGGAAGGGCGCATCGGCAAGGACCTGATCTCGGCCATCAACAAGGAAAGCGCGAAGTAA